Proteins co-encoded in one Prunus persica cultivar Lovell chromosome G6, Prunus_persica_NCBIv2, whole genome shotgun sequence genomic window:
- the LOC18773992 gene encoding disease resistance protein RPM1, whose product MGSLTNEEQCQTVVSVVGMGGSGKTTLVARTFKDEIVKRHFECYAWITVSQSYVIEDLLRRLIKEFHKAKKEEVPADMNAMSYNELLEILVNYLETKTYLVVLDNVWDVHLWEKIRFSFLDKQLGSRVMLTTRREDIASSSFGVESRVHKIQPLEKGDAWELFRMKAFSVSV is encoded by the coding sequence ATGGGATCGCTGACGAACGAagagcaatgccaaactgttGTGTCTGTGGTCGGGATGGGAGGATCGGGGAAGACAACTCTAGTTGCAAGGACTTTCAAAGATGAAATTGTAAAGAGACATTTCGAATGCTATGCGTGGATTACTGTTTCCCAGTCTTATGTGATTGAAGACTTACTTAGAAGATTGATCAAAGAATTCCACAAAGCAAAGAAGGAAGAGGTCCCTGCAGACATGAATGCCATGAGTTATAACGAATTGCTGGAGATTTTGGTGAACTACTTGGAGACTAAAACGTACCTAGTTGTATTGGATAATGTGTGGGATGTCCACCTTTGGGAGAAAATAAGGTTTTCATTTCTAGATAAACAACTTGGAAGTCGAGTCATGCTTACAACTCGAAGAGAAGACATAGCATCCTCTTCTTTTGGAGTTGAAAGCCGTGTTCACAAGATTCAACCGCTGGAAAAAGGTGATGCTTGGGAGCTCTTCAGGATGAAAGCATTCTCTGTTAGTGTTTGA